One Aptenodytes patagonicus unplaced genomic scaffold, bAptPat1.pri.cur scaffold_78, whole genome shotgun sequence genomic region harbors:
- the LOC143173436 gene encoding olfactory receptor 14A16-like, which translates to MDCADAQQDQMSNGSSTTEFLLLAFTDTRELQLLTFWLFLGIHLAALRGNGIIITAVVYDHRLHTSMYFCLLNLSRRDLGSISTTLPKAMAYSLWDTRAISYPGCAAQLFLLVFFISADCSLLTVMAYDCYVAICKPLHYGTLLGSRACVHVAAAVWGSGFLYAVLHTANTFSLPLCQGNALDQFFCEIPQILKLSCSESDYLREVGLLVLSACLAFGCFVFIVLSYVQLFRAVLRIPSELGQHKAFSTCPPHLAVVSLFFSTAVSAYLKPPSIASPSLDLVVSFLYSVVPPAVNPLIYSMRNQELKDALWKLAQWTLFHWQYPASPSLHISQNLS; encoded by the coding sequence atggactgtgctgatgcccaacaggaccagatgtccaacggcagctccaccaccgagttcctcctcctggcattcacagacacgcgggagctgcagctcttgaccttctggctcttcctgggcatccacCTGGCTGCCCTCCGGGGCAATGGCATCATCATCACCGCTGTAGTCTATGACCACCGACTCCATACCTCCATGTACTTCTGCCTCCTTAACCTCTCCCGCcgcgacctgggctccatctccaccactctccccaaagccatggcctaTTCTCtgtgggacaccagggccatctcctacccaggatgtgctgcccagctctttctgttagtcttctttatctcagcagactgttctctcctcactgtcatggcctatgactgctacgttgccatctgcaaacccctgcactacgggaccctgctgggcagcagagcttgtgtccacgtggcagcagctgtctggggcagtgggtttttGTATGCCGTGCTTCacactgccaatacattttcactaccactctgtcaaggcaatgccctggaccagttcttctgtgaaatcccccagatcctcaagctctcctgctcagagtcagactacctcagggaggttgggcttcttgtgcttagtgcctgtttagcatttgggtgttttgttttcattgtgctgtcctacgtgcagctcttcagggccgtgctgaggatcccctccgagctgggacagcataaagccttttccacgtgcccccctcacctggctgtcgtctccctgtttttcagcactgcagtgtctgcctacctgaagcccccctccattgcttccccatccctggacctggtggtgtcatttctgtactcggtggtgcctccagcagtgaaccccctcatctacagcatgaggaatcaggagctcaaggatgccctatggaaactggcacaatggacactgtttcactggcaataccctgcctccccttctctgcacatttcccagaatttatcttag